A stretch of the Leptospiraceae bacterium genome encodes the following:
- a CDS encoding winged helix-turn-helix transcriptional regulator produces MTKIKFELNKKQLEGAIKGVQGIAHPVRLMILYALSKEELSVNDLSDFTGVSQSVTSQHLSKMKDSGILESRKESNKVFYYVKDNKYRELVKNIVKLFGV; encoded by the coding sequence ATGACAAAAATAAAATTTGAGCTTAATAAGAAACAATTGGAGGGAGCCATTAAGGGTGTTCAGGGAATCGCCCATCCAGTGCGCCTCATGATTCTTTATGCCCTATCAAAAGAAGAATTATCGGTCAACGATTTGTCTGATTTCACAGGAGTTAGTCAATCTGTCACTTCACAGCACCTGAGCAAAATGAAGGACAGCGGAATTCTAGAAAGCCGCAAAGAATCCAATAAAGTTTTTTACTATGTCAAAGATAATAAATATCGTGAACTTGTTAAAAACATCGTAAAACTATTCGGTGTCTGA
- the feoB gene encoding ferrous iron transport protein B yields the protein MNNNYRCLLVGNANAGKTSIFNRLTGLSQKTGNFPGITVGIATGEIKLKDKQLEIIDLPGSFSLNANSEDKKTLTRFLINRRESDKIIFVLDAMLLERSLQFLFQIMDLGAPILLVITMKDILEKKNLSIQVDALKRELGIETLLVNAKSGSGIQELKELISQEYNFKTPSRLWTWDDKRENFLNSLLTRIETDNHHYLSFVLSNALKRISGEKLQKELPGLEEFKPEIQSFIEKELEASGLKYKYQEEVIHKSFRIKSIIGKVLTGNMENQKSFSSKFDKIILHPVFGMITFFGIMAFVFQSLFSWSEIPMQIIESSIDSLANYFQARLPVGPFNGLVTKGIIGGVGSVLAFIPQIALLFFFIGIMEESGYLSRVAFIMDKFMGRFGLSGKSFIPLLSSAACAVPAIMSTRTIENKSDKMATILISPLITCSARYPVYILIIGAIFPKKNLLGIFSLQALVLFGLFILGMVTALLFALLFKKTFFRHDSSYFLIELPTYKIPSLKNLFLSVYQNVKAFIENSGTIILYASILLWFLAYYPVAAPTEKQQIPTEISKSYAAQLGKFIEPAILPLGFDWKIGVGIISSFAAREVMVSTLAIIYGVEGDETSEDLKTSIQDDVNRDTGKKTWSLLTAISLLLFFAYASQCMSTLAVVRQETKSYFWPSFLFMYMTILAYLSSLAVYQIGTLLGFAN from the coding sequence ATGAATAATAATTACCGCTGCCTACTTGTGGGAAATGCAAATGCGGGAAAAACATCTATCTTTAATCGGCTAACAGGTCTTAGCCAAAAGACAGGCAACTTTCCTGGAATCACAGTTGGAATCGCCACGGGTGAAATTAAGTTAAAAGATAAACAATTAGAGATTATTGACCTACCTGGATCATTTTCTCTAAATGCTAATTCTGAGGATAAAAAAACTCTCACTCGTTTTTTAATCAACCGCCGCGAATCTGATAAAATAATCTTCGTTCTTGATGCGATGTTATTAGAAAGGAGTTTGCAGTTTTTATTTCAGATAATGGATCTGGGTGCACCAATTCTTTTAGTGATAACAATGAAAGATATCTTAGAAAAGAAAAATCTTTCTATACAAGTAGATGCTTTAAAACGGGAACTAGGAATTGAGACTCTTTTAGTAAATGCAAAGAGTGGAAGTGGAATTCAAGAATTAAAAGAATTAATTTCGCAAGAGTATAATTTCAAGACTCCATCAAGACTATGGACTTGGGATGATAAGCGAGAAAATTTTTTAAACAGTCTATTAACACGAATAGAAACGGATAATCATCATTACCTGTCCTTTGTTCTGTCAAATGCATTAAAAAGAATATCAGGTGAAAAACTCCAAAAAGAATTACCCGGGTTAGAGGAATTCAAACCTGAAATTCAAAGCTTTATTGAAAAAGAACTCGAAGCATCTGGTCTAAAATATAAATACCAAGAAGAGGTAATTCATAAATCATTTAGAATAAAATCGATTATCGGCAAAGTATTGACGGGTAATATGGAAAATCAAAAAAGCTTCTCTTCAAAATTTGATAAAATCATTCTTCATCCCGTCTTCGGAATGATAACTTTTTTTGGAATTATGGCTTTTGTTTTTCAATCCCTATTCTCTTGGTCAGAAATTCCCATGCAAATAATTGAATCCTCAATTGATAGTTTGGCAAATTATTTTCAAGCCCGTCTTCCCGTTGGACCTTTCAATGGACTCGTAACAAAGGGAATTATCGGAGGGGTTGGATCAGTGCTTGCTTTCATTCCGCAAATCGCATTGCTATTTTTCTTTATAGGAATTATGGAAGAATCTGGTTACCTATCAAGAGTAGCTTTCATAATGGATAAATTTATGGGGAGATTCGGATTATCCGGCAAATCATTCATTCCACTTTTATCTTCAGCAGCCTGTGCAGTTCCTGCCATTATGAGTACTCGAACGATTGAAAACAAATCAGATAAAATGGCGACTATTCTTATTTCTCCTCTTATTACCTGCTCTGCACGTTATCCGGTATACATACTTATCATTGGAGCAATTTTTCCAAAGAAAAATTTGCTTGGTATTTTTTCTCTACAAGCACTCGTATTATTTGGATTATTTATTCTGGGTATGGTTACTGCTCTTTTATTCGCACTCCTTTTTAAAAAGACATTCTTTAGACATGATTCCTCCTATTTTTTAATTGAACTTCCAACCTATAAAATTCCATCGCTAAAGAATTTATTCCTAAGTGTTTACCAAAATGTAAAAGCTTTTATTGAAAATTCTGGAACTATTATTCTTTATGCATCCATTCTTCTCTGGTTTCTCGCTTATTATCCCGTAGCCGCACCAACAGAGAAGCAACAAATACCTACTGAAATTTCAAAATCATATGCAGCTCAACTAGGAAAATTTATTGAACCTGCAATACTACCATTAGGTTTCGATTGGAAAATTGGCGTTGGTATTATATCTTCTTTTGCAGCGAGGGAAGTTATGGTTTCGACACTTGCGATCATCTATGGAGTGGAAGGAGATGAAACCAGCGAAGATTTAAAAACATCCATTCAAGATGATGTAAATCGTGATACAGGAAAAAAAACATGGAGCCTACTAACAGCCATTAGCCTCTTACTCTTTTTTGCCTATGCTAGTCAATGTATGTCCACACTTGCCGTCGTAAGGCAAGAGACTAAATCTTATTTCTGGCCTAGCTTTTTATTTATGTATATGACAATTCTTGCTTATTTGAGTTCACTAGCGGTTTATCAGATTGGAACCCTTTTGGGATTCGCAAACTAA
- a CDS encoding ferrous iron transport protein A produces MKKSLSSLELKQTAQVDLINQDELRPEYIMELIDYGFLPGTEISVLQKYQSQNKIVVQIGRTKVSLRLNDAMYIQVSTNE; encoded by the coding sequence ATGAAAAAGAGCCTCAGCAGCTTAGAACTAAAGCAAACTGCTCAAGTCGATTTAATCAATCAAGATGAGCTTAGGCCTGAATACATTATGGAATTGATTGATTATGGCTTTCTGCCAGGAACAGAGATTTCAGTTTTACAAAAGTATCAAAGTCAAAATAAAATCGTTGTGCAAATAGGAAGAACGAAAGTTTCTCTTAGATTAAATGATGCAATGTACATACAGGTAAGTACTAATGAATAA
- a CDS encoding AarF/ABC1/UbiB kinase family protein: protein MAHLTDNITSGINAILRIADSFRVLSTKLAQVLADILLDKKDAQLAVRLREAFEDLGATYIKLGQFIASAPSLFPKDYVEEMQKCLDSVRPIPFKTITQILEKELGGKTSQFFSYIEEKPMASASISQVHAATTIDGFDVVLKVQRPDIEDVLKTDMNLIYLSTLLFEKLAPGFKASGLTEIVKTFHDSILLEVDFIQEAKNIEEFDKHLLSTGETRAKVPRVFHSYSTKRLLTMERFYGIPLTDLKAIKAVSNNPAKTLTDALDIWFSSLGSGMFHADVHAGNLLVLKDGKIGFIDFGIVGRISPETWMGLMLFMEGLGTTNAKTMAKGLVQMDSTAKGIDEVKFAKDLEYIFDEMNEIAMNIQLGEVANIDEGRLNAVMLRISDISKNNGLRIPHEFGLLIKQMLYFDRYVKILAPEMDLIKDLTPMEVKKNKSIGYR from the coding sequence ATGGCTCATTTAACTGACAACATTACATCTGGAATCAATGCAATCCTACGAATCGCTGACTCATTCAGGGTTCTTTCCACTAAATTGGCGCAGGTTCTCGCTGACATTCTGCTAGACAAAAAAGATGCGCAACTAGCAGTTCGCTTGAGAGAAGCTTTCGAAGACCTAGGAGCAACGTATATTAAATTGGGACAATTCATCGCCTCTGCTCCTTCTCTTTTTCCGAAAGATTACGTAGAAGAAATGCAAAAATGTCTAGATTCTGTTCGCCCTATTCCATTTAAAACGATCACTCAAATTCTTGAAAAAGAGCTAGGTGGAAAGACTAGTCAATTTTTTTCCTATATTGAAGAAAAACCAATGGCATCTGCTTCCATTTCGCAAGTTCATGCAGCAACAACAATCGATGGCTTTGACGTTGTATTAAAAGTTCAAAGACCAGATATTGAGGATGTTCTTAAGACCGATATGAATTTGATTTATTTGTCTACGTTGCTTTTTGAAAAGCTTGCCCCGGGTTTTAAGGCATCTGGTCTCACCGAAATCGTAAAAACTTTTCATGACTCCATTTTGCTAGAAGTAGATTTTATCCAAGAAGCCAAAAATATTGAAGAATTCGACAAACATCTTTTGAGCACAGGCGAGACAAGAGCAAAAGTTCCAAGAGTATTTCATTCTTACAGCACAAAACGTCTATTAACCATGGAAAGATTTTATGGAATTCCGCTTACAGATCTAAAAGCAATTAAAGCAGTTTCAAACAATCCAGCAAAAACATTGACTGATGCTCTCGATATTTGGTTTTCCTCTCTGGGCAGCGGGATGTTTCATGCAGACGTTCATGCAGGCAACCTACTTGTTCTAAAAGATGGTAAAATTGGATTCATTGACTTTGGAATCGTCGGAAGAATTTCCCCCGAAACATGGATGGGGTTGATGTTATTTATGGAAGGACTCGGAACAACAAATGCTAAGACCATGGCAAAGGGTCTTGTGCAAATGGATTCAACTGCAAAAGGAATTGATGAAGTAAAATTCGCAAAAGACTTGGAATACATTTTTGATGAGATGAATGAAATCGCAATGAACATTCAACTTGGAGAAGTTGCAAACATTGACGAAGGGCGGCTAAACGCTGTTATGCTAAGAATCAGTGACATCAGTAAGAACAATGGCTTAAGAATTCCACATGAGTTCGGTCTATTGATTAAACAGATGCTCTATTTTGATAGATATGTGAAGATATTAGCGCCGGAGATGGATCTAATTAAAGACCTAACTCCAATGGAAGTAAAGAAAAATAAATCTATCGGATATAGATGA
- a CDS encoding helicase: protein MDKENILIQELGKLELSELKKVATLWNLHKFIGKDKKTSVTQLYSAFQEEFYLKSILEKLTPIQVNIFSLILKNKNVQTLGEIVRKTSLHPINAETELGVLRKYCLVYQRKNRERLTNNLDKYHAYQEIADLIKLDMNSKGEKFKLSLDKFLHKLPTDQISPEWSKALGHKKVESSDEFLKFALSEEGIGLCIGSLSEIERDVLLYVYTHGGVIEADVVRNYINVNREKFEQIIPELTAKYLVFDTYYVDERFIRIITIPKEILNYIQVHTLLPSVKKGTKQKQEKIAKNDLDFFLNIKKMISFVSRKGLSLAKSGKIKQADNKRTEQDLLKPDIDIFPEKGQVYQIELILPILKILNLVDIKGENIVLAGEIDEFQKKDIFELMNLVIHEVNEVRSKRFNPPEVFSAIEVPFYDKPILDKCVQIILNMGKVNTSVIFSNVVRENLVLAPGFKIKNFESDLLDLRKEIISAIFYLHLFGLLEVEYPSRFLVLSDLGKYYFQSKAIPKHTEKGGITINSDFSIIAFPEKCSLHGIHLLKVFTELKDYDRVYTFALTKDSFQNGILLGYDPNLFIQFLKDSSKADLAQNLMFLFDDWGKNLPIVVVTEDCVLLKTYDPHVMELLLGQIKGKKIVMEEISPEAILIDKSKIQDVIQISEKLNLIIKLIR, encoded by the coding sequence ATGGACAAAGAAAACATTTTAATTCAGGAGCTTGGGAAATTGGAGCTCTCTGAGCTAAAAAAAGTAGCAACTCTTTGGAATCTTCATAAATTCATCGGAAAAGATAAGAAAACATCTGTAACTCAACTCTATTCCGCCTTTCAAGAAGAATTCTATCTAAAGTCAATACTCGAAAAGCTCACTCCCATCCAAGTAAACATCTTCTCTCTAATTCTCAAAAATAAAAATGTGCAAACACTCGGTGAGATAGTTCGAAAGACATCACTCCACCCGATCAATGCAGAAACAGAATTAGGTGTGCTTCGAAAATATTGTTTAGTCTACCAGAGAAAAAATCGGGAACGACTGACAAACAACCTGGATAAATACCATGCTTACCAAGAAATTGCAGATCTAATCAAACTAGATATGAATTCTAAGGGCGAGAAATTTAAATTATCCTTAGATAAATTTCTTCATAAATTGCCAACAGATCAAATTTCGCCCGAATGGTCAAAAGCTCTCGGACATAAGAAAGTTGAATCATCGGATGAATTTTTAAAGTTTGCATTATCCGAAGAAGGCATTGGTCTTTGCATTGGGTCTCTTTCTGAAATTGAAAGAGATGTGCTACTCTATGTGTATACGCATGGAGGTGTTATCGAAGCTGACGTTGTGCGGAACTATATCAATGTGAATCGTGAGAAATTTGAGCAGATAATACCTGAGTTAACCGCAAAGTATTTAGTATTTGATACGTATTACGTAGATGAGAGATTTATTCGGATTATAACTATTCCGAAAGAAATCTTAAATTATATTCAAGTTCATACTCTGTTACCTTCCGTAAAAAAAGGGACAAAGCAAAAACAAGAAAAGATCGCAAAGAATGATTTGGATTTCTTTTTAAATATTAAGAAAATGATTTCTTTCGTTTCTAGAAAAGGACTGAGTCTTGCCAAATCTGGAAAAATCAAGCAAGCAGATAATAAGCGAACAGAGCAAGATTTATTGAAGCCGGATATTGATATTTTCCCGGAAAAAGGGCAAGTATATCAAATTGAATTGATTCTTCCGATTCTAAAAATCCTAAATCTGGTCGATATCAAAGGGGAAAACATCGTATTAGCCGGAGAAATTGATGAATTTCAAAAGAAGGATATTTTTGAATTAATGAATTTAGTCATTCATGAAGTCAATGAAGTTCGCTCTAAGAGATTCAATCCACCAGAAGTCTTTTCCGCCATTGAAGTTCCTTTCTACGACAAACCAATCCTAGACAAATGCGTTCAGATTATCTTGAATATGGGTAAGGTGAATACTTCCGTAATTTTTTCAAATGTAGTTAGAGAGAATTTGGTATTAGCCCCTGGTTTTAAAATTAAGAATTTTGAATCAGACTTGTTAGATTTACGAAAGGAAATTATCAGTGCAATTTTTTATCTGCACTTATTTGGATTATTGGAAGTAGAATATCCTTCTCGTTTTTTAGTTTTATCTGATTTAGGAAAATATTATTTTCAATCAAAGGCGATTCCAAAGCATACAGAGAAGGGGGGAATTACTATTAACTCCGACTTTAGTATCATTGCATTTCCTGAGAAATGTTCATTGCATGGCATTCACTTATTAAAAGTTTTTACTGAGCTAAAGGATTATGACCGAGTTTATACATTTGCGTTAACGAAAGATTCTTTTCAAAACGGAATTTTACTAGGATATGATCCAAATCTCTTTATACAATTTTTAAAAGATTCAAGTAAGGCAGACCTTGCTCAGAATCTAATGTTCTTGTTCGATGATTGGGGTAAGAATTTACCGATCGTTGTGGTTACTGAGGATTGTGTGCTCCTTAAAACGTACGACCCACATGTAATGGAGTTGTTGCTAGGGCAGATTAAAGGAAAGAAAATTGTTATGGAGGAAATTAGCCCTGAAGCGATCTTGATAGATAAATCAAAAATTCAGGACGTAATTCAAATCTCCGAGAAATTGAACCTGATTATAAAGTTAATCAGGTAA
- a CDS encoding ABC transporter permease, translating into MGMIELAKSFIFGAGYTLVLLFQTVLQFRAIFFKRNEIVQQMFTAGISSFFVVSIVAVFTGMIMGLNAGLGLKDFGAEGQIGLLLTITLTREMSPFMTALILSASVGSAIAAEIGTMKVSEEIDALEVMSISPVRYLVMPRVIGFSLMVPVLCIYSSILGVFGGAVVGHFQLGVEYQVYFNDVLNRVGSVPGLKDLYVGLLKGFVFGITVSIVSCSHGLRATNGAIGVGRATRESVVTSFLLVIFIGYVLTAILYR; encoded by the coding sequence ATGGGAATGATTGAGTTAGCAAAAAGCTTTATTTTTGGAGCGGGGTATACTCTTGTTTTACTCTTTCAAACAGTTTTACAGTTTAGAGCGATTTTCTTTAAGCGAAATGAAATTGTTCAGCAGATGTTCACTGCTGGAATTAGTAGCTTTTTTGTAGTTTCAATTGTTGCTGTTTTTACTGGAATGATTATGGGTTTAAATGCCGGTCTAGGTTTAAAAGACTTTGGTGCTGAAGGGCAAATTGGACTTCTCCTCACAATCACACTTACGCGAGAAATGTCTCCCTTTATGACGGCGCTCATATTATCTGCCTCTGTTGGTTCTGCCATTGCAGCAGAAATTGGAACGATGAAAGTATCGGAAGAAATTGATGCATTGGAGGTAATGTCTATTAGCCCTGTGCGGTATCTTGTGATGCCAAGGGTCATTGGCTTTTCTCTGATGGTTCCTGTTTTATGTATTTATTCTAGCATACTTGGTGTCTTTGGGGGAGCGGTTGTTGGACATTTTCAATTGGGAGTAGAATATCAGGTTTATTTTAATGATGTTTTAAATAGAGTAGGCTCTGTTCCTGGTCTAAAAGACTTGTACGTAGGTCTATTAAAAGGCTTTGTATTTGGTATAACTGTTTCAATAGTTTCCTGCTCTCATGGACTAAGGGCTACTAACGGTGCTATTGGTGTTGGTCGGGCAACCAGAGAATCAGTCGTAACTTCTTTCTTGTTAGTAATCTTTATAGGTTACGTATTAACCGCCATTTTATATAGGTAA
- a CDS encoding ATP-binding cassette domain-containing protein gives MSEIPIIEMKNVHKTFGTRKILKGVDVVVNKGETMVILGPSGTGKSVTLKHITGLVAPDEGDCLILGESIAFSKEKVREKLRAKMGVLFQSGALINWLSVYENVALPLREHKISKGEELHRNVMEKLQWLDLVVAKDNLPGDISGGMKKRAGIARALTTNPEILLYDEPTSGLDPVMSNVFNELILRLKKELHVTSIVVTHDMESAYMIADRITFLYEGKAIFCGTVSELKASPNAIIQQFIHGRTFGPMILDHSEKKKLKH, from the coding sequence ATGAGTGAGATACCAATCATTGAAATGAAAAATGTGCATAAGACATTTGGAACGAGAAAAATTTTAAAAGGAGTGGATGTCGTTGTCAATAAGGGGGAAACGATGGTTATTCTCGGTCCTTCTGGAACTGGAAAATCTGTTACACTCAAACATATCACTGGTCTTGTCGCTCCTGACGAAGGGGATTGTCTTATTTTGGGAGAGTCGATTGCATTTTCGAAAGAAAAAGTGAGAGAGAAACTTCGTGCAAAGATGGGAGTTCTTTTTCAATCAGGTGCTTTAATAAACTGGCTAAGTGTCTACGAGAACGTAGCCTTACCACTCAGAGAGCATAAAATTTCTAAAGGGGAAGAGCTACATAGAAATGTGATGGAGAAATTACAGTGGCTAGACTTGGTAGTGGCTAAGGACAATTTACCGGGAGATATTAGTGGTGGAATGAAAAAAAGAGCTGGTATCGCAAGGGCACTGACGACTAATCCTGAAATATTACTCTACGATGAACCAACATCCGGTCTTGATCCAGTAATGTCGAATGTGTTCAATGAATTGATTTTACGTTTAAAAAAAGAACTTCATGTCACTTCTATAGTCGTAACTCATGACATGGAAAGTGCTTATATGATTGCAGATAGAATTACTTTTCTTTACGAAGGCAAAGCGATATTTTGTGGAACTGTTTCTGAATTGAAAGCTTCGCCGAATGCTATTATCCAACAGTTTATTCATGGTCGCACGTTTGGTCCTATGATACTTGATCATTCTGAAAAAAAGAAATTAAAGCATTGA
- a CDS encoding RluA family pseudouridine synthase, with amino-acid sequence MLQFLAKKYTYYSLEDWKLQITKEMILVNGEKAEFDLLLKENDEISFLKEDFEEPSVDENFSVVYEDEFLFAINKSGNLPVHPAGRYRKNNLTTILQNSSKINGEMYIVNRLDRETSGIVLFGKSSLAASRLGKLFERGLVKKTYISYVEGLFPERITAKGFLSKDDSSEIRKKKKFSYQKASNSLWEVDTDFELINTFSEISKIYAYPHTGKIHQIRATLYSIGYPVVGDKMYGYDENLFLKFIETGISENKFNLQRQALHAYRLEFHHPFTDSDIIIHAEEPDDMLSLMQN; translated from the coding sequence CTGCTACAATTTCTTGCTAAGAAATATACATACTATTCTCTAGAGGATTGGAAATTACAAATCACAAAAGAAATGATTTTAGTAAATGGAGAAAAGGCAGAATTCGACTTACTGCTAAAGGAAAATGACGAGATTTCTTTTTTGAAAGAAGATTTTGAAGAACCTTCAGTTGATGAGAATTTTTCAGTAGTTTATGAAGACGAATTCCTATTTGCGATCAATAAATCTGGCAATTTGCCAGTTCATCCTGCTGGTCGATATAGGAAGAATAACCTCACAACCATTTTACAAAATTCTAGTAAGATAAATGGCGAAATGTATATTGTAAATCGTCTTGATCGAGAAACATCAGGAATTGTTCTATTTGGCAAATCATCCTTAGCCGCTTCTCGTTTAGGCAAATTATTCGAAAGAGGCTTAGTTAAGAAAACTTATATAAGCTATGTGGAAGGATTATTTCCTGAAAGAATTACTGCAAAAGGTTTTTTAAGTAAGGATGATTCTTCTGAGATTAGAAAGAAGAAAAAATTTTCTTATCAAAAAGCAAGTAATTCCCTTTGGGAAGTAGATACAGATTTTGAATTAATAAACACGTTCTCTGAGATATCGAAGATATATGCTTATCCACATACTGGGAAGATTCATCAGATTAGAGCCACTCTTTATTCAATCGGCTATCCGGTAGTAGGCGATAAAATGTATGGGTATGACGAGAATCTTTTCCTAAAGTTTATAGAAACTGGAATTAGCGAAAATAAGTTTAATTTGCAAAGACAAGCTCTTCATGCATATCGTTTAGAGTTTCATCATCCATTTACTGATTCAGATATTATTATCCACGCGGAGGAACCAGACGATATGCTAAGTCTAATGCAAAATTAG
- a CDS encoding phytanoyl-CoA dioxygenase family protein, giving the protein MNERSFNIETIFFDPVRLRSITSYAHKISAAKPAFAIHRDTWYANPEAQINWWIPLYDVDEKDTFSFYPDYFSRPVKNNSNEFDYANWSLAGGFQSTQIDKERIFPEVTEELNRKNELKIPCKAGDLLLFSASHLHGTTPNLTNHTRFSLDFRTVDTLDLKRPCAPNVDNKSTGSILIDMLSAKTFHRFQCI; this is encoded by the coding sequence TTGAATGAAAGGAGTTTCAATATCGAAACAATTTTTTTTGATCCAGTGCGGCTAAGATCTATTACCTCATACGCACATAAGATCTCAGCGGCTAAGCCTGCATTTGCGATTCACCGTGATACATGGTATGCAAATCCGGAAGCTCAGATCAATTGGTGGATTCCATTATATGATGTCGATGAAAAAGATACATTTAGCTTTTATCCCGACTATTTTTCAAGACCGGTAAAGAATAATTCAAATGAATTTGATTATGCAAATTGGAGTTTGGCAGGTGGCTTTCAATCTACTCAAATAGACAAAGAAAGAATCTTCCCAGAGGTAACAGAAGAACTGAATCGAAAAAATGAATTAAAAATTCCTTGTAAGGCTGGCGACTTATTGCTATTTTCCGCTTCTCACCTGCATGGAACGACTCCAAATTTAACAAATCATACACGTTTTAGTTTAGATTTTAGGACAGTGGATACTCTCGATTTAAAAAGACCTTGTGCCCCGAATGTAGACAATAAAAGCACTGGCTCAATTCTAATTGATATGCTATCAGCAAAAACTTTTCACAGATTCCAATGTATTTAA
- a CDS encoding peptidoglycan-binding protein encodes MLRNFSFKVILVSIVLAVFATCSSAPKKDAKDAASTKDAKDSKDAKDSKDVKDSKDAAVSKDAKTAPASTRSGSGDASADKEKVGMRSADESATNKLGSLPENPPLAKAGQCWIPVYSPATYREVNENVVKRAATEKIEIIPARYESTFEQVLVKPASTTTETIPATYEMVEETVVVRAAGKKIEQIPAVYETVEEKVVDKEGYTEWKKDSTTGIKCLVEVPPTYKMVSKEVIKTPASTKEVDVPEEKSVIQKQVLKTPATTKTIEIPAEYRTVQIQKLVEPEKEFKAAVPAEYQTVSKKVIDQPEKSEWREILCENNTTKEKLSEVQKALKAAGFDPGSTEGNADAGTFKALNEFQKSKNLPVDEGKHINMTTVRALGVSK; translated from the coding sequence ATGTTAAGAAATTTTAGCTTTAAAGTTATACTTGTGTCAATCGTCTTAGCAGTCTTTGCTACTTGTAGCAGTGCACCTAAAAAAGATGCAAAGGACGCAGCTAGCACAAAAGATGCCAAAGACTCAAAAGATGCCAAAGACTCAAAAGATGTAAAAGACTCAAAGGATGCAGCAGTTTCTAAGGATGCGAAGACTGCACCAGCCTCAACTAGAAGTGGCTCAGGTGATGCATCTGCAGACAAAGAAAAAGTAGGAATGCGAAGTGCAGACGAATCAGCAACGAATAAGTTAGGCTCTTTACCTGAAAATCCACCTCTAGCAAAAGCTGGTCAATGTTGGATTCCCGTTTATTCACCTGCTACATACAGAGAAGTGAATGAAAATGTTGTTAAAAGAGCAGCAACAGAAAAGATTGAAATTATTCCGGCTCGTTACGAATCCACCTTTGAACAAGTTTTAGTTAAACCAGCTTCCACTACAACAGAAACAATTCCCGCTACTTACGAAATGGTAGAAGAAACAGTAGTTGTTAGAGCTGCTGGAAAAAAAATCGAACAAATTCCTGCAGTGTATGAAACTGTAGAAGAAAAAGTCGTGGATAAAGAAGGTTACACTGAGTGGAAAAAAGACTCAACCACAGGTATTAAATGTCTAGTTGAAGTTCCTCCAACATACAAAATGGTATCTAAAGAAGTTATTAAGACTCCTGCTTCGACCAAAGAAGTAGATGTTCCTGAAGAAAAATCCGTCATACAAAAACAAGTTCTTAAAACTCCTGCAACAACTAAAACAATCGAAATTCCAGCAGAATACAGAACTGTTCAAATTCAAAAACTAGTTGAACCAGAAAAAGAATTCAAAGCAGCTGTCCCGGCAGAATACCAGACTGTTTCCAAGAAAGTTATCGACCAACCTGAAAAATCAGAGTGGAGAGAAATTCTTTGTGAAAACAATACAACCAAAGAAAAACTCAGCGAAGTTCAAAAAGCTCTAAAAGCAGCTGGATTTGATCCTGGTTCTACAGAGGGAAATGCAGATGCAGGAACTTTCAAAGCTCTGAATGAGTTTCAAAAAAGCAAAAACCTACCTGTTGATGAGGGAAAGCACATCAATATGACTACAGTTAGAGCGCTCGGCGTTTCAAAATAA